The following proteins come from a genomic window of Paraburkholderia sprentiae WSM5005:
- a CDS encoding CAP domain-containing protein — translation MKKKISAMTAFSIAAALALSACGGGGGGSDSGGTNTGSSSTPAATSSSAGNLQTSVPTATYTSGTAEASIFTQLNAYRSGMGVGLLKQDTMLDTSASAHALYLVDNFANGNITSVTHNEVSTLADYYEATPLSRARKAGVPATEWVGENAGVGLNLTTVDANATSCVGQYLDTVYHLQGATDIQETVGVGFQVNASQGTYGCVLDFGETTNVTGAPVDNGFYAAGGQQMATSANAVSPYPNETNVALTMHAESPNPAPDLASPGRPVMFRVNAANAGDVLTVTSFTLTANGSAVPARIIVPSAAMTGSTGATADVNNALFVGVVVLLPLAPLAANTTYTATFSGQRDGKPVSRTWNFTTGS, via the coding sequence ATGAAGAAGAAAATCTCAGCAATGACCGCCTTTTCTATTGCAGCTGCTCTCGCCCTCTCGGCGTGCGGCGGTGGTGGCGGCGGTAGCGACAGTGGTGGCACCAACACCGGCAGCTCGAGCACCCCGGCTGCAACGTCGTCGAGTGCAGGAAATCTGCAAACTTCAGTTCCGACGGCGACCTATACGAGCGGCACGGCTGAGGCGTCGATCTTCACGCAACTGAACGCTTACCGTTCGGGAATGGGTGTGGGCCTGCTGAAGCAGGATACGATGCTCGACACGTCTGCGTCGGCGCATGCGCTGTATCTCGTTGACAACTTTGCGAACGGCAACATCACCAGCGTCACGCACAATGAAGTTTCCACGCTCGCGGACTACTATGAGGCGACCCCGCTGAGCCGCGCGCGCAAGGCCGGCGTTCCGGCGACGGAGTGGGTCGGCGAAAATGCGGGAGTCGGGCTGAACCTCACGACCGTCGATGCGAACGCCACAAGTTGCGTCGGCCAGTATCTGGACACCGTATATCACCTTCAGGGTGCAACGGACATTCAGGAAACAGTGGGCGTCGGCTTCCAGGTGAATGCCAGCCAAGGAACTTACGGTTGCGTGCTTGACTTCGGTGAAACGACGAACGTGACGGGTGCACCGGTCGATAACGGGTTCTATGCCGCCGGTGGTCAGCAGATGGCGACGAGTGCAAACGCGGTGTCGCCGTATCCGAACGAAACGAACGTCGCACTCACGATGCACGCCGAAAGCCCGAACCCTGCGCCGGATCTCGCTTCGCCTGGGCGGCCGGTGATGTTCCGAGTCAACGCCGCAAACGCGGGCGATGTACTGACGGTTACGAGTTTCACTCTGACCGCCAACGGGTCGGCGGTGCCGGCCCGCATCATTGTCCCCTCGGCAGCAATGACCGGATCGACGGGCGCGACGGCCGACGTAAACAACGCGCTTTTCGTTGGCGTTGTTGTCCTCCTCCCGCTCGCCCCGCTCGCTGCCAACACGACCTACACGGCGACGTTCTCGGGTCAGCGTGACGGCAAGCCGGTAAGCAGGACGTGGAACTTTACGACTGGCTCTTAA
- a CDS encoding FlhC family transcriptional regulator: MENKDNYRAVERLYVPDWLNEVIQVTNFNLVDHMKLMLRHDSRFSEVLNIARDEIDQLKLNQASLRNLLHTPFLMVEPTLQTVEDWRCFVDQTPTTVAVDILRRKTPPLDHLSLYAVNHQNVAFLNLITQVLNMSVLCAPLLGITTELANYLRSVPQYKLNLALGGMQGLPLFRWRFNSPTFWYEFAASSLTDEMIAHLIMRTSPARAGDLPLRADWSGLRLGRATNEIFAAAMIAYGLRASTASTLFQLNQHQMRTLYQKIHGKSSPCGNVATSLPWFVESPAHRLHATTYMWLYRSAIAMDANAPEALIATNDIYSRLFENRLISADRGWNLTRSMAADTRLTVAHCRSCTTHYVVSNNDTKIEVHNRFACPACLQQLTGKKRAVRRKKTDDA; this comes from the coding sequence ATGGAAAACAAAGACAACTACCGCGCCGTCGAGCGGCTCTACGTTCCCGACTGGCTGAACGAAGTTATTCAGGTGACGAACTTCAACCTGGTCGATCACATGAAGCTGATGTTGCGGCATGACAGTCGCTTCAGCGAAGTTCTCAACATTGCGCGCGACGAAATCGACCAGCTCAAACTCAACCAGGCCTCGTTACGCAATCTGCTGCACACCCCCTTCCTGATGGTCGAACCGACGCTGCAGACCGTCGAGGACTGGCGCTGCTTTGTCGACCAGACGCCGACGACCGTGGCCGTCGACATCCTGCGTCGCAAGACACCGCCGCTCGATCACCTGTCCCTGTATGCGGTCAACCATCAGAACGTCGCGTTTCTGAACCTGATCACTCAGGTTCTGAACATGAGCGTGTTGTGTGCGCCGTTGCTCGGGATCACGACAGAGCTGGCGAACTATCTGCGCTCGGTGCCCCAATACAAGCTCAATCTCGCGCTGGGCGGCATGCAGGGGTTGCCTCTGTTCCGGTGGCGCTTCAATAGCCCCACATTCTGGTACGAGTTTGCGGCCAGCAGTCTAACCGACGAAATGATTGCGCATCTGATCATGCGTACATCGCCCGCCCGCGCGGGCGACCTGCCGCTGCGGGCCGACTGGAGTGGATTGCGGCTCGGACGGGCCACCAATGAAATTTTCGCGGCCGCCATGATCGCGTACGGCCTGCGCGCGTCGACGGCCTCGACGCTCTTCCAGTTGAACCAGCATCAGATGCGAACGCTGTATCAGAAGATCCACGGCAAAAGCTCGCCATGCGGCAACGTGGCGACGTCGCTGCCATGGTTCGTCGAGAGCCCCGCTCACCGCCTGCACGCCACGACCTATATGTGGCTGTACCGCTCGGCGATTGCGATGGATGCCAACGCGCCCGAGGCGCTCATTGCGACCAACGATATCTATTCACGGCTGTTCGAAAACCGCCTGATCTCCGCTGATCGCGGCTGGAACCTGACCCGCTCGATGGCCGCCGACACCCGACTGACCGTCGCGCACTGCCGTTCTTGTACCACGCACTATGTCGTCTCGAACAACGACACGAAGATCGAGGTGCATAACCGCTTCGCCTGCCCGGCATGCCTGCAGCAGCTCACCGGGAAAAAGCGTGCCGTGCGCAGGAAGAAAACAGATGACGCCTGA